A stretch of DNA from Desulfobulbaceae bacterium:
GTCCAGGAAAAGCTATCGATACGGATCGCTACTTCGTGATCTGTTCAAATATCCTTGGCAGCTGCATGGGTTCGACTGGCCCCTCGTCAATCAACCCCAAATCAGGCAAGTCGTATGGGCTTGCTTTTCCCGTGGTCACCATCGGTGACATGGTAAATGCCCAAAAAGCACTAATCGATCATCTTGGCATTACGAAACTTTTATCAATCATTGGTGGCTCCATCGGCGGAATGCAGACGCTTGAGTGGAGCATCCGCTACCCAGAGATGGTTTTTTCAGCAATCCCTCTGGCCACAACCCAACGCCATTCCGCACTGGCTATCGCCTTCAACGAGGTGGCCCGTCAGGCAATCATGGCTGACCCCAACTGGCGGGACGGCAATTATTACGGTGACAAGAAACCAGACATGGGCCTGGCGGTAGCCCGAATGATCGGACACATCACCTACCTTTCCGACACCGCCATGCGCAACAAATTCGGTCGTCGGCTCCAGAACAAGGACACCTTTTCCTTTAATTTCGGAGCTGACTTCCAAGTAGAGAGCTACCTGCGTCACCAAGGGAACAAATTCGTCAACCGTTTCGACGCCAACTCTTTTCTCTACATCACCAAGGCGGCCGACTATTTTGACCTGACCACCAGACAGGCAGTTGACCACCAATCTCCTTTTGCCAAAGCATTAGCCCGATACCTGGTGGTATCTTTCACCTCGGACTGGCTCTATCCAACCAGCAAGTCCAAAGCCATGGTCAAAGCCATGAAGAAACACAATATCGATGTCAGTTTCTGCGAAATTGAAGCTGAATGGGGGCATGACGCCTTTCTAATGCCAAATCCCCGTCTTAGTGATATGTTGAGCGGCTTCCTGGACCGAATGAACAAAGAATACCATCCATAGCCATCGCCTCATTGCCATCTCTGAAGTATAAAGATCACTCGAACATGACCCTAATCTTCTTTAGCCTCAACCAACAGATCGGATACAAATCCTGTCCGCACACAACACAGAACAACTCTCATGCGTTTTGACCTTGAAATAATCGCCTCATGGATCCCGCCAGGCGCCAGAATCCTGGATCTCGGCTGCGGCACAGGAGAACTCCTGAGCTTCCTACGTGATAAAAAAGAAGCGGCCTGTACCGGAATCGATTTCAGTGAGAACAATATCCAGCACTGTATCACCAAAGGGCTGTCCGTAATTCATGGTGACATCAATGAAGAGGTCATGGACTATGCTGACCAGGCATTCGATTATGTGATCCTCAGCCAAACCCTCCAGCAAGTTTACGAACCGGAAGCCTTACTTAATACCTTACTGCGAATCGGCAAAAATGTAGTAGTCAGCTTCCCCAATTTCAGTCACTGGAGATGCCGTTTACAACTTTTTTGGCAAGGGGAAGCCCCGACCACAAGTCAGCTCCCCTATTCGTGGTACAACAGCCCAAACATTCGGGTGATTACGATCAAAGACTTCCGGACCTTTGCCCTGAGTTCCGGATTCTCTATTCTAAAAGAGGTTGCCATCAATACTGACAACCAGGAACGCAAGGGCAGCATCATCAAAATCCTGCCCACAATCCGGGCGACCTATGGTATATTCTTGATTGGAGGAACATTTACAAACCGATGATAACACTCCCCACCGCCAATATCTGCATCGACGAAGAAGACGAGATCAGCCGTTTCTACGACGACATTCCTAAAGTTGTCCAACAACTCGTCTATGCCTGGGAACACAAAGAGGCCACTGAGCAGTTAGGCCCAATCCCCATGCCCTCCCATGAGTCCGTGGTGGGCTTGATCCACAAAATCCGCTGTATCCTTTTCCCTGGATATTTTTCGCCCACCATTCTTAACCGAAGCAACCTCGAGTACGTCATTGGCCAGGAAACCACGGAACTTTACGCCAACCTCAGCAAACAAATTGTCCTGGCCCTGCAGCACGACTGTTTCCGAACTCAACAATCCTGCACCCAATGCAAATATCGAGGACACCAGATTGCTCTCGAATTCATCCG
This window harbors:
- a CDS encoding homoserine O-acetyltransferase, which translates into the protein MQSQSLGLVEKKSLSLPSPLVLEGGDTLDRVTLAYETYGQLNHAKSNAILICHALSGDAHAAGFHQGSDKAGWWEIMVGPGKAIDTDRYFVICSNILGSCMGSTGPSSINPKSGKSYGLAFPVVTIGDMVNAQKALIDHLGITKLLSIIGGSIGGMQTLEWSIRYPEMVFSAIPLATTQRHSALAIAFNEVARQAIMADPNWRDGNYYGDKKPDMGLAVARMIGHITYLSDTAMRNKFGRRLQNKDTFSFNFGADFQVESYLRHQGNKFVNRFDANSFLYITKAADYFDLTTRQAVDHQSPFAKALARYLVVSFTSDWLYPTSKSKAMVKAMKKHNIDVSFCEIEAEWGHDAFLMPNPRLSDMLSGFLDRMNKEYHP
- the metW gene encoding methionine biosynthesis protein MetW; protein product: MRFDLEIIASWIPPGARILDLGCGTGELLSFLRDKKEAACTGIDFSENNIQHCITKGLSVIHGDINEEVMDYADQAFDYVILSQTLQQVYEPEALLNTLLRIGKNVVVSFPNFSHWRCRLQLFWQGEAPTTSQLPYSWYNSPNIRVITIKDFRTFALSSGFSILKEVAINTDNQERKGSIIKILPTIRATYGIFLIGGTFTNR